From Nomascus leucogenys isolate Asia chromosome 15, Asia_NLE_v1, whole genome shotgun sequence, a single genomic window includes:
- the ACP2 gene encoding lysosomal acid phosphatase, with protein sequence MAGKRSGWSRAALLQLLLGVNLVVMPPTQARSLRFVTLLYRHGDRSPVKTYPKDPYQEEEWPQGFGQLTKEGMLQHWELGQALRQRYHGFLNTSYHRQEVYVRSTDFDRTLMSAEANLAGLFPPNGMQRFNPNISWQPIPVHTVPISEDRLLKFPLGPCPRYEQLQNETRQTPEYQNENSRNAQFLDMVANETGLTDLTLETVWNVYDTLFCEQTHGLRLPPWASPQTMQRLSRLKDFSFRFLFGIYQQAEKARLQGGVLLAQIRKNLTLMATTSQLPKLLVYSAHDTTLVALQMALDVYNGEQAPYASCHIFELYQEDSGNFSVEMYFRNESDKAPWPLSLPGCPHRCPLQDFLRLTEPVVPKDWQQECQLASGPADTEVIVALAVCGSILFLLIVLLLTVLFRMQAQPPGYRHVADGEDHA encoded by the exons ATGGCAGGCAAGCGGTCCGGCTGGAGCCGGGCGGCTCTCCTCCAGCTCCTTCTCGGCGTGAACCTGGTGGTGATGCCGCCCACCCAGGCACGGAGTCTGCGCTTCGTTACCTTG CTGTATCGCCATGGAGACCGTTCACCAGTGAAGACATATCCCAAGGACCCCTACCAGGAAGAAGAATGGCCCCAGGGGTTTGGTCAGTTAACCAAG GAGGGGATGCTACAGCACTGGGAGCTGGGCCAGGCCCTGCGGCAGCGCTATCATGGCTTCCTAAACACCTCTTATCACCGGCAAGAG GTTTATGTGCGAAGCACAGACTTTGACCGGACTCTCATGAGTGCTGAGGCCAACCTGGCTGGACTCTTCCCTCCCAACGGGATGCAGCGCTTCAACCCGAACATCTCGTGGCAGCCTATCCCTGTGCACACTGTGCCCATCAGTGAGGACAGG CTGCTGAAGTTCCCGTTGGGCCCATGTCCCCGTTATGAGCAGCTGCAGAACGAGACCCGGCAGACACCAGAGTATCAGAATGAGAATTCTCGGAATGCA CAATTTCTGGACATGGTGGCCAACGAGACAGGGCTTACAGACCTGACACTGGAGACCGTCTGGAATGTCTATGACACACTCTTCTGTGAG CAAACGCACGGGCTGCGCCTGCCGCCCTGGGCCTCACCCCAAACCATGCAGCGTCTCAGCCGGCTAAAGGACTTCAGCTTCCGCTTCCTCTTCGGAATCTACCAGCAGGCGGAGAAGGCCCGGCTTCAGGGGG GAGTCCTGCTGGCTCAGATAAGGAAGAACCTGACCCTAATGGCGACCACCTCCCAGCTCCCCAAGCTGCTGGTTTACTCCGCG CATGACACTACCCTGGTTGCCCTGCAAATGGCACTGGACGTCTACAATGGTGAACAAGCCCCCTACGCCTCCTGCCACATATTTGAACTGTACCAGGAAGATTCTGG GAATTTCTCAGTGGAGATGTACTTTCGGAATGAGAGTGACAAGGCCCCCTGGCCGCTCAGCCTGCCTGGCTGCCCTCACCGCTGCCCACTCCAGGACTTCCTTCGCCTCACAGAGCCCGTCGTGCCCAAGGATTGGCAGCAGGAGTGCCAGCTGGCAAGCGGTCCTGCAGACACAG AGGTGATCGTGGCCTTGGCTGTATGTGGctccatcctcttcctcctcatagTGCTGCTCCTCACCGTCCTCTTCCGGATGCAGGCCCAGCCTCCTGGCTACCGCCACGTCGCAGATGGGGAGGACCACGCCTGA